The genomic segment acagtttaagaataaggggtaagccatttagaacgggaacggagttgaggaaacattttttcacccagagagtggtggatatatggaatgcactgcaccagaaggctgtggaggccaagtctctggatgctttcaagaaagagatggatagagctcttaaagatagcggagtcaaagattatggggataaggcaggaacggggtactgattgtggatgatcagccatgatcacagtgaatggcagtgctggctcgaagagccaaatggcctattcctgcacctattgtctattgtgaacCCAGTAATGTGTCACAACTGTAACATGCTGTGAGGTTTCAGtgttaatgtaatggcctctctgtaatgtatcACTGCTGAGGTTactgtttctctgtagcagcaaagtTTACGTTACGACTAGAGACAACAGGGTTTTGAAGTGCAGggctatccaatgggagaaatgttgttctttcttgtgagtctggaagagagatttttgcggtcttttgctggggagaggtgagaagacatgaatggagagagtgagccattttcctttattttttctttactaactctataGTCAAAGTAATAACTACAAAGCCCAATTGTTTAATCGTATATTATGTaccgtttgttatttcagggtactgatttgtaatgggggtcacatcgtgcagcatccacccaaacgagatttcttaagtttggccgggctgggggctatcaccccctatattaagctgctagctgaagtgAGAGTTAAATATGGTTAGATGACTGAGCGAATTGCTtcacacattcacagcaggtgaacggcctctccccattgtgaactcaatgatggacATTTGGTGgcgatggctgagagaatctcttcccaaagtctgagcagcagatcagcctctacccagtgtgaactcgctggtgtctctgcaggtTGGATGACCGAATGAAactcttcccacacactgagcaggtgaactacctctcccctgtgtgaacatgCTGGTGTCTCTGAAGATGAGacaaccaagtgaatcccttcccacacactgagcaggtgaatggcctctctccagtgtgaacttgctggtgactCAGTAGTTGAgaggacaaagtgaatcccttcccacagtctgagcaggtgaatggcctctctccagtgtgaactcgctggtgtaccttcagttgagatgaacgagtgaatcccttcccacagtctgagcaggtgaacggcctctctccagtgtgaactcgctgatgtatgttcagttgagatgagcaagtgaatcccttcccacagtctgagcaggtgaacggcctctctccagtgtgaactcgctgatgtaccttcagttgagatgagcaagtgaatcccttcccacagactgagcaggtgaacggcctctccccagtgtgaactcgctgatgtaccttcagttcagatgactgaatgaatcccttcccacagtctgagcaggtgaacggcctctctccagtgtgaactcgctgatgtaccttcagttgagatgaacgagtgaatcccttcccacagtctgagcaggtgaacggcctctctccagtgtgaactcgctgatgtatgttcagttgagatgagcaagtgaatcccttcccacagtccgagcaggtgaacggcctctctccagtgtgaacttgctgatgtacgttcagttgagatgagcaagtgaatcccttcccacagtctgagcaggtgaacggcttctctccagtgtgaactcgccgatgtaccttcagttgagatgaacgAGTGAaacccctcccacagtctgagcaggtgaacggcctctctccagtgtgaactcgctgatgtatgttcagttgagatgagtaagtgaaacccttcccacagtctgagcaggtgaacggcttctctccagtgtgaactcgctgatgtaccttcagttgagatgaacgagtgaatcccctcccacagtctgagcaggtgaacggccactccccagtgtgaactcgctgatgtatgttcagttgagatgagtaagtgaaacccttcccacagtctgagcaagtgaacggcctctctccagtgtgaactcgctgatgcaccttcagattaaatgacgaagtgaatcccttcccacagtctgagcaggtgaacggcctctctccagtgtgaactcgctggtgtaccttcagttgagatgagcaagtgaaacccttcccacagtctgagcaggtgaacagcttctctccagtgtgaactcgctgatgtaccttcagtagggatgagcaagtgaatcccttcccacacactgagcaagtgaacggcctctctccagtgtgaactcgctgatgtaccttcagttggaatgatcgagtgaatcccttcccacagtctgagcaggtgaatcgcctctctccagtgtgaactcgctgatgtaccttcagtgcagatgacagagtgaatcccttcccacagtctgagcaggtgaacggccactcccaggtgtgaactgactggtgtctcagtaaccgAGATGAcagagtaaatcccttcccacagactgagcaggtgaacggcctctccccagtgtgaactcgctgatgtaccttcagttgggatgagcgagtgaatcccttcctgcaGTCTGAGCACGTGAACGCCCTCccgccagtgtgaactgaccagtgtatCCGTAGGTTaaatgattcagtgaatcccttcccacagtctgagcacgtgaacggctgctctccagtgtgaactgactggtgtctcagtagcttatatgattcagtgaatcccttcccacagtccaagcaggtgaacagccgctccccagtgtgaacttgctgatgtaccttcagtttagagaaacaagggaatcccttcccacagtctgagcacgtgaacggctgctccccagtgtgaactgaccagtgtctcaGTAGCTTatatgattcagtgaatcccttcccacagtccaagcaggtgaacagccggtctccagtgtgaactcgctggtgagccattaggtcagatgaacAAGTGAATCCTTCcctacaaattcagcagatgactagCAATTTGCCCAActaactggtgtgtccacaggtgggaagaccgactgaatcccttctcacacacagaacagttgAATGACCTTGTCCCagtgtaaacttgctgatgtaccttcagttgagatgaccaagtgaatccctccccacagttggagcaggaaggatgatcgagtgaatcccttgctccacttcttaaatatctgtacagagacagcaaaactgtcgtgttgtgttcgagattcccgtagacaaattccttgtcatttttaacctgtaaaaatatttacaaaatccatcaatgggtgtaggacaacatttcagatgagatccctTGAGTTGTCAAGCTGTGAACTGacttcacactgttacagtgaagttcaacccaaggtggagagagaaatcatcttctaactgggcacagtgctggtatctggaatgaccaccaaattctctgatgctcttcctgtctctctaagaatgtggcatttctgccatctccaatctgtgacctggctcagtttgactctctccattggcatTATTccgttcccactgagctgcatgggtgcctggccccacagtaactgaaaccctctcacacaaatagctggcagtgcattccacgcacccaccactctctgtgtaaagaacttacccctgacataccctcggtatctatttcaaagcaccttaaaactatgcccaattgtgttagccatttcagccctgggaaagaatcctctggctatccacatgatcaatgcccctcattagcttatacacctaaaaaaggctctaaacataaagaaggaaattatacattgctttgaggatttgttggaagtatacaaaattatgagggtatagatagggtaaatgcaagcagctttttccactgaggttgggtgggatgacaaccagaggtcatgggtaagtggagaaggtgaaaatttaacaggaacatttggaaaagctctttactgaaatggtcgtgagagtgtggaatgagatgtcaactcaagtggtgaatatgagctcggtttcaccatttaaaagaagtttggatgggagcctggatggcaGGCATCTGAAGGCGAAAGTCCCAGT from the Mobula birostris isolate sMobBir1 chromosome 13, sMobBir1.hap1, whole genome shotgun sequence genome contains:
- the LOC140208638 gene encoding uncharacterized protein, with translation MAHQRVHTGDRLFTCLDCGKGFTESYKLLRHWSVHTGEQPFTCSDCGKGFPCFSKLKVHQQVHTGERLFTCLDCGKGFTESYKLLRHQSVHTGEQPFTCSDCGKGFTESFNLRIHWSVHTGGRAFTCSDCRKGFTRSSQLKVHQRVHTGERPFTCSVCGKGFTLSSRLLRHQSVHTWEWPFTCSDCGKGFTLSSALKVHQRVHTGERRFTCSDCGKGFTRSFQLKVHQRVHTGERPFTCSVCGKGFTCSSLLKVHQRVHTGEKLFTCSDCGKGFTCSSQLKVHQRVHTGERPFTCSDCGKGFTSSFNLKVHQRVHTGERPFTCSDCGKGFTYSSQLNIHQRVHTGEWPFTCSDCGRGFTRSSQLKVHQRVHTGEKPFTCSDCGKGFTYSSQLNIHQRVHTGERPFTCSDCGRGFTRSSQLKVHRRVHTGEKPFTCSDCGKGFTCSSQLNVHQQVHTGERPFTCSDCGKGFTCSSQLNIHQRVHTGERPFTCSDCGKGFTRSSQLKVHQRVHTGERPFTCSDCGKGFIQSSELKVHQRVHTGERPFTCSVCGKGFTCSSQLKVHQRVHTGERPFTCSDCGKGFTCSSQLNIHQRVHTGERPFTCSDCGKGFTRSSQLKVHQRVHTGERPFTCSDCGKGFTLSSQLLSHQQVHTGERPFTCSVCGKGFTWLSHLQRHQHVHTGER